The Micromonospora krabiensis genome window below encodes:
- a CDS encoding ATP-binding cassette domain-containing protein: MDEAIIGHGLAQRYGKRSVFRDLDVVVSPGVTVLLGPNGAGKTTLLHTIVGLKRPEAGSLHVLGRDVLRRGGLRSVAARIGFLPQVVSHYPGYTVRDSVAYAAWLKGVPERDIATKVDRALGLMSLSGRARSRMGSLSGGLLRRAGIAQAIVHEPELLVLDEPAAGLDPQQRIELRRVLRKVAGSATVLVSTHVVDDARHVADTIIVLDDGAVVFTGTVAGLEGLAMPGVDGDNDLERGYVTALRQTAVRA, translated from the coding sequence ATGGACGAAGCAATCATTGGGCACGGACTGGCGCAGCGGTACGGGAAGCGGAGTGTATTTCGCGATCTCGATGTCGTGGTCTCGCCCGGCGTGACGGTGTTGTTGGGGCCGAATGGCGCGGGAAAGACGACGCTGCTGCACACCATCGTTGGCCTCAAGCGTCCCGAGGCGGGAAGCTTGCACGTACTCGGTCGTGATGTGCTGCGCCGCGGCGGCCTTCGGTCCGTCGCGGCGCGGATTGGTTTCCTGCCGCAGGTCGTGTCTCACTATCCCGGCTACACCGTCCGGGATTCCGTCGCCTACGCCGCCTGGCTCAAGGGCGTACCGGAGCGCGACATCGCAACGAAGGTGGACCGGGCGCTGGGGTTGATGAGCTTGTCCGGCCGGGCCCGGTCACGCATGGGCAGCCTCTCTGGTGGATTGCTGCGGCGGGCCGGTATCGCGCAGGCGATCGTGCATGAACCGGAGTTGCTCGTCCTCGACGAACCGGCGGCCGGTCTTGACCCTCAGCAGCGCATCGAGTTGCGTCGTGTCCTGCGAAAGGTCGCCGGCTCGGCCACCGTGCTGGTCAGCACTCACGTGGTGGACGATGCCCGGCACGTCGCGGACACCATCATCGTGCTCGACGACGGAGCGGTGGTGTTCACAGGGACGGTCGCCGGGCTGGAGGGCCTCGCCATGCCGGGGGTAGACGGAGACAACGACCTGGAGCGTGGCTATGTCACGGCGCTGCGGCAGACGGCGGTGCGGGCGTGA
- a CDS encoding GGDEF domain-containing protein, protein MFTTPAVIASTAAALALGLCSLYLTSALRRARAALADAAWKLTHDPLTGLLNRAGLLATHTALARTPQPILVLLIDLDEFKTINDTHGHDTGDDLLTEVGDRIDQVATLHGGTAARLSGDEYAALLPAHGSDPARVAEAFVVLIAQPVHLTAGGDIVKVDPTASVGVAVVDSTDALDDVALHRADIAMYHAKRHGGNRHVHYTPGMSMPASRLRHGPRVRDLHRSPGEGDA, encoded by the coding sequence GTGTTCACCACACCGGCCGTGATCGCCAGCACCGCCGCAGCCCTCGCGCTCGGCCTCTGCAGCCTCTACCTGACCAGCGCACTACGCCGCGCCCGCGCCGCGCTCGCCGACGCCGCCTGGAAACTCACCCACGACCCCCTCACCGGACTGCTCAACCGCGCCGGCCTGCTCGCCACCCACACCGCCCTCGCCCGCACCCCACAGCCGATCCTCGTCCTGCTCATCGACCTCGACGAGTTCAAAACCATCAACGACACCCACGGCCACGACACCGGCGACGACCTGCTCACCGAAGTCGGCGACCGCATCGACCAGGTCGCCACCCTCCACGGCGGCACCGCCGCACGCCTGTCCGGCGACGAGTACGCCGCCCTGCTGCCGGCACACGGCAGCGACCCCGCCCGCGTCGCCGAGGCGTTCGTCGTCCTCATCGCCCAACCGGTGCACCTGACCGCAGGCGGCGACATCGTCAAAGTCGACCCCACCGCCAGCGTCGGCGTCGCCGTCGTCGACAGCACCGACGCCCTCGACGACGTCGCCCTGCACCGTGCCGACATCGCCATGTACCACGCCAAACGCCACGGCGGAAACCGACACGTCCACTACACCCCCGGCATGAGCATGCCGGCCAGCCGGCTCCGCCACGGCCCCCGCGTCCGCGACCTGCACCGAAGCCCGGGGGAGGGGGACGCGTGA